From Trichoderma atroviride chromosome 1, complete sequence, one genomic window encodes:
- a CDS encoding uncharacterized protein (EggNog:ENOG41~SECRETED:SignalP(1-16)) codes for MQFSVLSLIFASVAAAQNVATLYSEPNFQGSTFDISGTDDALGACNPVTGFPIVQSIKIKAGHACDLYNTAACDIPYAAYSADTAETIIFGAFSAYSCAVAIPGGPFGGN; via the exons ATGCAGTTCTCCgtcctctctctcatcttcgccagcgtcgccgccgctcagAACGTG GCCACTCTCTACTCCGAGCCCAACTTCCAGGGCTCCACCTTTGACATCAGCGGCACTGACGATGCTCTTGGCGCCTGCAACCCCGTCACTGGATT CCCCATCGTCCAGtccatcaagatcaaggccggCCACGCCTGTGATCTCTACAA CACTGCCGCCTGCGACATTCCCTATGCCGCTTACAGCGCCGACACCGCCGAGACCATCATCTTCGGCGCCTTCTCCGCCTACTCGTGCGCCGTCGCCATCCCCGGTGGCCCTTTCGGCGGCAACTAA